gtctccctccccctctctctccatctctctctctcgctctctgtctccctccccccctctctttctttctctctctctctctctctctctctctctctctctctctctctccgtctccctccccctctctctctctctctctctctctctctctctctccgtctccctccccccctctctctctctctcttatttttaACAGCTGTAAAGGAAAAGCTAGTGCTTCACCCAGTCATTAATGAGAACCATGTCTGTGTGCTTTGCCTGCACAGGTCACTGCTCTCAACTCAGCCTTTATATAAGCAGATTACCAAGCCCCTGCAGAAGGCTAGAGGAAAACATTTACTGTAGTGGCTGCTAGCAAGTAATCCACTTTAAACTGTGATCACTTTTAAGGTTTAATAACGCAATCATAACTCCCATTTAAACTGCATCATAAACTATTTAGAAACAAAGTCATGCCAAATAAAGGGGCATATATATTCTTTACCAAATTACACATTTCCCATAACCCTTTTGCCACAATCGCTTtttcctccctcccactctcggtctcggtctcggtttctcgctgtctctgtctctgtctctctgtctctgggtctatgtctctctgtctctctgtctctgggtctctgtctctctgtctctgggtctctgtctctgggtctctgtctctctgtctctgggtctctgtctctctgtctctgggtctctgtctgtctttctgtctctatctctctgtctctctgtcactctgtctctgtcactctgtctctgtctctctgtctctgggtctctgtctgtctttctgtctctatctctctgtcgctctgtctctgggtctctgtctctgggtctctgtctctgggtctctgtctgtctttctgtctctatctctctgtctctctgtctctttgtctctgtctctctgtctctgggtctctgtctgtctttctgtctctatctctctgtcgctctgtctctgtctgtctctctgtcaattcaattaatTTCAAAGTGGCTTTATtgccatgggaaacatgtgtttacattgccaaaacaacaatgacaaaaagCAACAAAGGGAATTAAAcaacacaaagacagaaacaatcagacattaacagtaaacattactacACAAGCAAAACGTTTGAAGAGAGTACCATGGGAGGGGGGGCGGGGGGTTGTCACACATTTTGCTGCTGGGATTGATTTGtgttcgaattctttgtgggtttgTGTAATTTGAGGAAAATATGTGTCTCATATGGTCGTACATTTGACAGGGGGGTAGAAAGTGCAGCTTGGTTTTCAACTAAGTTTATGGACAGTGATCACATatcttgtcttctcttgagagcctggTCTTCCTATGGCAGCCACTCTCaacagcaaggctatgctcactgactctgtacatagtcaaggctTTCCTTCGTTTTGGGCCAGAcccagtggtcaggtattctgccactgtgtcctctttGTTACGGGCAAGGTAGCATTCCAATTTGGTCAGGTTTTTTGGTTGATTCTTTCCAATCTGTCAAGTAGTTCTCTGTCAGTTTTTTCATACTTTGGTTGGGGCTAATTTTATGTCTGTTAACAGAGCCACataaccagctggctgaggggactcttctctaggttcatctctctgtaggttaAGGCTTTGTGATGGAAGGTTTGGGCATCGCTTTCCTTCAGGTGGTTGTGGAATTTAAcagttattttctggatttggataattaACGGGTATAGTCCTAATTCTGATCTGCATACGTTATTTGGGTTATGCATTGACAATATTTTTGCCGAATTCTGCATGCGGAGTCTCAATTGggtgtttttcccattttgtgaattcttggttggtgagtggaccccagggTTCACCACCATAGAAGGCAATTCCTCCACCACTTCTCTCTCCGTCCTAAGGCCACCaagtgggttctataactgagTGGAGTATTTTAagacagatcctaattgggatgctaaattgtatgtttcttttgatggcataggcccttcttgccttgtctctgtctggctgtgtctctctctctctctcttgctctctctatctctgtctctctcaattcaattcaatctctctatctctttttcctccaccccttctctctccatccaggaCAATGAAGGCAGCTGTGGGACTCTACTCTGCCCTGGTGCTCTGTCTCCTGATGGGGGCAGTGTTCTCACAGAGACCGAGACCTAAAAAACCTCCTAAGCCTCCTAAGGCCACCAAGCGGCCCTCTTTCAAGCCTAGCCTGCCCCCTGATGAACTGGAACCCCAGGAGCCCACAGACTTCCCCCCTCCCATCCTTGGTCCCCCCTCCATGTTCCTTGACTGCCCCCGCGAGTGTTTCTGTCCCCCCTCCTTCCCCAACGCCCTCTATTGTGAGAACCGGAACCTCCGTACGGTCCCTGTGATCCCGTCGAGAGTCCACTACCTTTACCTGCAGAACAACTACATCTCTGTGGTAACAGCGGAACCCTTCAACAACGCCACAGAGCTGCGATGGGTTAACATGGCCAACAATCGCATAAGAAAAGTAGACAAGCAGGTGGGAGcttttttctatttatttatttcatttatttatgtaGTCATGCATTCACTGATTTTCATAATTccatctttctttattttttctcgctatttgtctctgtctctttttctccctctctccctctcgctctctccctctcgctctgtctccctctctctctctctctctctctctctctctctctctctctcgttctctctccctccctctctctctctctctccctctctctctctctctctctctctctctctctctgtctccctctctctctctctctctctctctctctctctctctctctctctctctctctctctctctctctctctctctctgtctccctctctctctctctctctctctctctctttctctctctctctctctctctctctgtctccctccctttctctctcgctctctctctctctcgctctctctctctctgtctctctctgtttgtctctctgtatctctgtctgtctctctgtctatgtcgctgtctctcgttctgtctctctcaattcaattcaattcaattcaagggctttattggcatgggaaacatgtgttaacattgccaaagcaagtgaggtagataatatataaagtgaatatataaagtgaaataaacaataaaaattaacagtaaacattacacatacagaagtttcaaaacaataaagacattacaaatgtcatattatatatatatatacagtgttttaacaatgtacaaatggttaaaggacacaagataaaataaataagcataaatatgggttgtatttacaatggtgtttgttcttcactggttgcccttttctcgtggcaacaggtcacaaatcttgctgctgtgatggcacactgtggaatttcacccagtagacatgggagtttatcaaaattggatttgttttcgaattctttgtggatctgtgtaatctgagggaaatatttctctctaatatggtcatacatttggcaggaggttaggaagtgcagctcagtttccaactcattttgtgggcagtgagcacatagtctgtcttctcttgagagccatgtctgccttcggcggcctttctcaatagcaaggctatgctcactgagtctgtacatagtcaaagctttccttaattttgggtcagtcacagtggtcaggtattctgccgctgtgtactctctgtgtagggccaaatagcattctagtttgctctgtttttttgttaattatttccaatgtgtcaagtaattatctttttgttttctcatgatttggttgggtctaattgtgctgctgtcctggggctctgtagggtgtgtttgtgtttgtgaacagagccccaggaccagcttgcttaggggactcttctccaggttcattcatctctctgtaggtgatggctttgttatggaaggtttgggaatcgcttccttttaggtggttatagaatttaacggctcttttctgtattttgataattagtgggtatcggcctaattctgctctgcatgcattatttggtgttctacattgtacacggaggatatttttgcagaattgtgcgtgcagagtctcaatttggtgtttgtcccattttgtgaagtcttggttggtgagcggaccccagacctcacaaccataaaggggaatgggctctatgactgattcaagtatttttagccaaatcctaattggtatgttgaaatttatgttccttttgatggcatagaatgcccttcttgcctctATTTCTGTCCCTCTGTGTCCCAGGTGTTTGAGAAGGTACCTGGTCTGTTGTTTCTCTACATGGAGAGGAACCAGCTGAAGGAGGTTCCTGATGACCTGCCAGCTGGGTTGGAGCAGCTCATTCTCAGCCACAACCAGATCTCCAAGATCCCCTCTGGAGCCTTCGGCAAGATGGAGCACCTTGCTCTGCTCGACCTGCACCacaacaaggtacacacacacatacaaatgcacaaacatacacacgcatttatgcatgcacacacacgcatacaaacacatgcacacaggcaTGTATGCACACGGACTCGCACAAACACATGCTTGCATGCGCACACAAATGCACTCACTCTCATGCTCACTCAATGTTAATTCTCCCTGTGTATTCTCTGTTGTGTTTAGTTGAGTGACAGTGATGTGGGGAAGAACACTTTTAAAGACATGAAGAACCTGGTTCAGCTGAACTTGGCCCACAACATCCTGAAGAAGATGCCAGCTAACATCCCCAACGGCATCACACAACTATTCCTGGATAGGAACAATATCGAGGACATCCCTAAGTAatgacacatgcatgcacacacaatgCAGGTacgcacacgtacgcacacacacacattatctatTGGCCGAAACATTGGTGTCAGATCCAGGAAAGCACACAAGAATGACAGTGTGCTGAACTCTCTATCCTCTAAGCACTTGGAAAATACTGCATCATCCCACTATTTACAGTAACCCACTTGTCTTCCCATTGCAGGGACTACTTCCAAGGCTTCTCCAACCTGGCGTTTGTGAGGCTCAACTACAACCAGCTGAGTGATAAGGGAGTACCTAAGGCTGTGTTCAACGTTTCCACCCTGCTAGACCTTCACCTGGCCCACAACCAGCTCACCTCCGTCCCCCTGTTCAACCCCCAGCTGGAGCAACTGCACCTCAACCACAACAGCATTGAGAGTGAGTAGCCTAGTTTAAGGCCATAATAGGTCTGTAGcatgaccacaacacaaccacatcaCAACTGTAACAGCATTGAGAATGAGTAACATGCAATGCAGATGCAAACATTAGTAACACAACCACGACAGCATTGATTaacctatgtgtgtgtgcatgtgtgtgtgtgtccgtgcgtgttcATATGTCAGGTATTAACGGGACCCAGCTTTGTCCATTCAGTCTGTCCTCTGAGAGTCTGACTGATGAGGCTCTGATGCCCAGACTCAggtaatataaatatttataacaCAATAGGTACGATAGATGGATTGATTTATTGATATGTGTCTTTGATTGATTGGTTTATagtttgtttgattgattgatagtttgttggattgattgattgaaatgtttgtttgattgattgatagtttgattgattgattgattgaaagtttgattgattgatagttttTTTATTGTTTGATTGATAGTTTGATTGATAGTTTGTTTGATTGATCgattgtttgattgattgatagtttGTTTGCTGGATTGTTTGTATGATTGATagtttgtttgattgattgatcatttgtttgattgattgatcatttgattgattgattgaaagtttgattgattgatagttaTTTTATTGTTTGATTGATAGTTTGTTTGATTGATCGATTGATTGATAGTTTGTTTGCTGGATTGTTTGTTTGATTGATAGTTCGTTTGATTGATTTATCGTTTGTTTGATTGATTAatagtttgattgattgattgattgatagtttGATTGATagtttgtttgattgattgattg
This is a stretch of genomic DNA from Oncorhynchus mykiss isolate Arlee chromosome 7, USDA_OmykA_1.1, whole genome shotgun sequence. It encodes these proteins:
- the LOC110528354 gene encoding prolargin is translated as MKAAVGLYSALVLCLLMGAVFSQRPRPKKPPKPPKATKRPSFKPSLPPDELEPQEPTDFPPPILGPPSMFLDCPRECFCPPSFPNALYCENRNLRTVPVIPSRVHYLYLQNNYISVVTAEPFNNATELRWVNMANNRIRKVDKQVFEKVPGLLFLYMERNQLKEVPDDLPAGLEQLILSHNQISKIPSGAFGKMEHLALLDLHHNKLSDSDVGKNTFKDMKNLVQLNLAHNILKKMPANIPNGITQLFLDRNNIEDIPKDYFQGFSNLAFVRLNYNQLSDKGVPKAVFNVSTLLDLHLAHNQLTSVPLFNPQLEQLHLNHNSIESINGTQLCPFSLSSESLTDEALMPRLRYLRLDGNHLSPPVPLDVIMCFRHLKSIVI